One genomic segment of Ricinus communis isolate WT05 ecotype wild-type chromosome 5, ASM1957865v1, whole genome shotgun sequence includes these proteins:
- the LOC8266473 gene encoding tubulin beta chain, with protein MREILHIQAGQCGNQIGGKFWEVVCDEHGIDPTGNYVGNSHVQLERVNVYYNEASGGRYVPRAVLMDLEPGTMDSLRTGPYGKIFRPDNFVFGQNGAGNNWAKGHYTEGAELIDSVLDVVRKEAENCDCLQGFQICHSLGGGTGSGMGTLLISKIREEYPDRMMLTFSVFPSPKVSDTVVEPYNATLSVHQLVENADECMVLDNEALYDICFRTLKLTNPSFGDLNHLISTTMSGVTCCLRFPGQLNSDLRKLAVNLIPFPRLHFFMVGFAPLTSRGSQQYRALTIPELTQQMWDAKNMMCAADPRHGRYLTASAMFRGKMSTKEVDEQMINVQNKNSSYFVEWIPNNVKSSVCDIPPTGLSMSSTFMGNSTSIQEMFRRVSEQFTVMFRRKAFLHWYTGEGMDEMEFTEAESNMNDLVSEYQQYQDAGAEHDEDEDEDGEVEEN; from the exons ATGAGAGAAATTCTCCATATCCAAGCTGGTCAATGTGGTAACCAAATTGGAGGCAAGTTTTGGGAAGTTGTATGTGATGAACATGGTATTGATCCTACAGGAAATTATGTTGGCAACTCCCATGTTCAACTTGAGAGAGTTAATGTTTACTACAACGAAGCTAGTGGTGGCAGGTACGTGCCTAGAGCTGTGTTAATGGATCTTGAACCAGGTACCATGGACAGCTTAAGGACTGGTCCTTATGGTAAAATCTTTAGGCCTGACAATTTTGTTTTTGGCCAAAATGGAGCTGGTAATAACTGGGCTAAAGGGCATTATACCGAAGGAGCAGAATTGATCGACTCTGTTCTTGATGTAGTTCGTAAAGAAGCTGAGAATTGTGATTGCTTACAAG GCTTCCAAATCTGCCATTCTTTGGGAGGTGGAACTGGGTCAGGAATGGGAACTCTACTCATATCAAAGATCAGGGAAGAGTACCCAGATAGGATGATGTTAACTTTCTCTGTTTTTCCTTCTCCTAAGGTTTCTGATACAGTGGTTGAGCCCTACAATGCAACCTTGTCTGTGCACCAGTTAGTTGAAAATGCTGATGAGTGTATGGTACTTGACAATGAAGCACTCTATGATATCTGCTTCCGAACTCTCAAGCTCACCAATCCTAGCT TTGGTGATCTGAACCATTTGATCTCTACAACCATGAGTGGAGTAACATGTTGTCTTCGCTTCCCGGGTCAGCTAAACTCTGATCTTCGAAAACTAGCTGTAAATTTAATCCCCTTCCCGCGTCTCCACTTCTTTATGGTAGGATTTGCACCCCTGACCTCTCGTGGCTCGCAACAGTACCGAGCCCTAACAATCCCTGAGCTCACACAGCAAATGTGGGATGCTAAGAACATGATGTGTGCAGCTGACCCGCGGCACGGGAGATACCTGACAGCCTCAGCCATGTTCCGTGGCAAGATGAGCACTAAAGAAGTTGATGAACAAATGATAAACGTACAAAATAAGAACTCATCTTACTTTGTTGAGTGGATTCCAAACAATGTCAAATCAAGTGTATGTGACATTCCACCAACAGGGTTATCCATGTCATCAACATTTATGGGAAATTCAACGTCTATTCAAGAAATGTTCAGGCGTGTATCAGAACAATTTACGGTCATGTTTAGGAGGAAGGCTTTTCTGCATTGGTACACTGGGGAAGGAATGGATGAAATGGAGTTTACTGAGGCAGAAAGCAATATGAATGATTTGGTATCAGAATATCAACAGTATCAAGATGCAGGGGCGGAGCATGATGAGGATGAGGATGAGGATGGAGAGGTTGAGGAGAACTGA